In one window of Bizionia sp. M204 DNA:
- the pdxA gene encoding 4-hydroxythreonine-4-phosphate dehydrogenase PdxA gives MRKAENVIVGISIGDLNGIGGEIVLKTLADVRMLEFFTPVIFASAKTITFLKNHFDIDINFNGITNLDQVITGKINVFNAWNDRTDINFGKEDPIIGEFAIKSLFTATKALKENAIDVLVTAPINKHTIQSEQFNFPGHTDYLAQELGGESLMFMISNDLRIGLLTDHVPIKDIASHITPELIESKVNTVYKSLQNDFNIRRPKIAVLGINPHTGDNGVIGKEDDEVMRPTLKALNEKGKLVYGPYAADSFFGSSNYKNFDAIIASYHDQGLIPFKTLSFGNGVNYTAGLSKIRTSPDHGTAFEIAGKGEANENSFKEAVFLALKLYHNRMENAELAKNPLVTPQKKI, from the coding sequence ATGAGGAAAGCAGAAAATGTTATCGTAGGGATTTCTATTGGAGATTTAAATGGTATTGGAGGAGAGATTGTTTTAAAGACTTTGGCAGATGTAAGAATGCTTGAATTTTTTACACCTGTAATTTTTGCTTCTGCGAAAACCATTACATTTTTAAAAAACCATTTCGATATAGATATTAACTTTAATGGGATTACTAATTTAGATCAAGTTATAACAGGTAAAATTAATGTGTTTAATGCCTGGAATGATCGTACCGATATTAATTTTGGTAAAGAAGATCCAATAATTGGTGAGTTTGCTATAAAATCACTTTTTACAGCAACCAAAGCTTTAAAAGAAAACGCTATTGATGTTTTGGTTACAGCACCTATAAATAAACATACCATTCAGTCAGAACAATTTAATTTTCCAGGTCATACTGATTATCTAGCTCAAGAATTAGGTGGTGAGAGTTTAATGTTTATGATTTCTAATGATTTGCGCATTGGTTTATTAACGGATCATGTTCCAATAAAAGATATAGCAAGTCATATTACACCAGAACTTATAGAAAGCAAAGTAAATACGGTATATAAGAGTTTACAAAACGATTTTAATATCAGACGACCAAAAATTGCAGTCTTGGGCATCAACCCACATACAGGGGATAATGGTGTTATTGGTAAAGAGGATGATGAGGTTATGCGTCCAACACTAAAAGCGCTTAATGAAAAAGGAAAATTAGTTTATGGACCCTATGCAGCTGATAGCTTTTTTGGTTCTAGTAATTACAAAAATTTTGATGCTATTATTGCATCCTATCACGATCAAGGCTTAATTCCATTTAAAACGCTATCATTCGGTAATGGTGTAAATTACACAGCTGGTTTATCCAAAATTAGAACCTCACCAGACCATGGAACGGCATTTGAAATTGCAGGAAAAGGGGAAGCGAATGAAAATTCATTTAAAGAAGCCGTCTTTTTAGCCCTTAAATTATATCATAATAGAATGGAGAATGCTGAATTAGCTAAAAATCCATTAGTTACACCGCAAAAAAAGATATAA
- a CDS encoding DUF177 domain-containing protein translates to MRELKTFTIPFVGLKLGKHQFEYKIDKTFFDFFEYQDFNDADIVVDLELNKKTTLLELHFEISGTVNVNCDLTNEPYNQEISNNFDLVVKFGEDYNDEEIDLLVLPHGEYEVNVQQYIYEIIILTVPSKLIHPGVEDGTLQSDILEKLEELSPKEKQEKEDNEDIDPRWNTLKKLLTDK, encoded by the coding sequence ATGAGGGAATTGAAAACGTTTACAATACCATTTGTAGGGTTAAAATTAGGGAAACATCAATTTGAGTACAAAATAGATAAGACGTTCTTTGATTTTTTTGAATATCAAGATTTTAATGATGCTGATATTGTTGTGGACTTGGAGTTAAACAAGAAAACAACCTTATTAGAATTACATTTTGAAATATCAGGAACTGTAAATGTGAATTGCGATTTAACAAATGAGCCTTATAATCAGGAAATTAGTAATAATTTTGATTTGGTGGTTAAATTTGGTGAAGACTACAATGATGAAGAAATTGATCTATTAGTTTTACCACACGGAGAATATGAAGTGAATGTACAACAATATATATATGAGATAATTATATTGACAGTGCCTTCAAAATTAATTCATCCAGGCGTAGAAGATGGCACCTTACAGTCTGATATACTTGAAAAATTAGAAGAATTAAGCCCTAAAGAAAAACAAGAAAAAGAAGATAACGAGGACATTGATCCGCGTTGGAATACATTAAAGAAACTATTAACGGATAAATAA
- a CDS encoding beta-ketoacyl-ACP synthase III — translation MSKISAAITAVGAYVPDYVLTNQILETLVDTNDEWITSRTGIKERRILKEEGKGTSFLAINAAKDLIKKTGLNPKEIDLVIVATATPDMKAASTAAFTATEIGATNAFSFDLEAACSSFLFGMSTASSYIESGRYKKILLIGADKNSSFIDYKDRATCIIFGDGAGAVLFEPNTENLGLQDEYLRSDGAGREFLQATYGGSSYPSTPEAVAEGKHFVFQDGKTVFKNAVFNMADVVVKILERNNLSKDDVSWLAAHQANKRIIDATANRIDLDENKVMMNIQKYGNTTSATLPLLLNDYESQLKKGDKIIFAAFGGGFTWGSIYLKWAYNS, via the coding sequence ATGAGTAAAATCTCAGCAGCCATTACAGCTGTAGGTGCCTATGTGCCAGACTATGTGTTGACTAACCAAATTCTTGAAACGTTGGTCGATACTAATGATGAATGGATCACCTCCAGAACAGGCATTAAAGAGCGTAGAATATTAAAGGAAGAAGGCAAAGGCACTTCGTTTCTTGCTATTAACGCAGCAAAAGACCTAATCAAAAAAACAGGTCTCAATCCCAAAGAAATAGATTTAGTAATTGTTGCAACCGCAACACCAGATATGAAAGCAGCTTCAACAGCAGCTTTTACAGCTACCGAAATAGGCGCTACTAATGCGTTTTCATTCGATCTGGAAGCCGCATGTTCTAGTTTTTTATTCGGAATGTCCACCGCTTCTAGTTATATTGAATCGGGTCGCTACAAAAAAATACTATTAATAGGTGCGGATAAAAATTCATCATTTATAGATTATAAAGATCGCGCCACATGTATTATTTTTGGTGATGGTGCAGGTGCCGTTTTATTTGAACCCAATACTGAAAATTTGGGTTTACAAGATGAATACTTAAGAAGTGATGGTGCTGGACGCGAGTTTTTACAAGCAACTTACGGTGGCTCATCGTATCCATCAACACCAGAAGCCGTTGCAGAAGGCAAACATTTTGTATTTCAAGATGGCAAAACCGTATTTAAAAACGCCGTTTTTAATATGGCAGACGTGGTTGTTAAAATACTTGAGCGCAATAATTTAAGCAAAGATGATGTTTCATGGTTGGCTGCACATCAGGCCAACAAACGTATTATTGATGCCACAGCAAATAGAATAGATCTTGACGAAAACAAAGTCATGATGAATATTCAAAAATATGGTAATACCACTTCGGCTACCTTACCATTATTATTGAACGATTACGAATCTCAATTAAAAAAAGGCGATAAAATTATTTTTGCAGCCTTTGGAGGTGGATTTACCTGGGGCTCTATTTATTTAAAATGGGCTTATAACTCTTAA
- a CDS encoding PID-CTERM protein-sorting domain-containing protein produces the protein MKSQNTKIVASILFLLISFVCFSQTVPPPPQPPVPPGLPIDGGIVMGLISGLFYGVYRLFKAK, from the coding sequence ATGAAGTCACAAAACACAAAAATAGTTGCCTCAATCTTATTTTTATTAATAAGTTTTGTTTGTTTTTCACAAACGGTGCCACCACCGCCGCAACCACCAGTGCCACCGGGTTTACCTATTGATGGCGGTATTGTTATGGGGTTAATTTCAGGTTTATTCTATGGCGTATACAGACTTTTTAAAGCTAAATAG
- the accB gene encoding acetyl-CoA carboxylase biotin carboxyl carrier protein: MDLKDIQNLIKFVAKSGASEVKLETDDVKITIKTGSDEKAETTTYVQQIPVGAPVGHAPAAPAPAPVAAAAAPEATTEDSKYITIKSPIIGTLYRKPSPDKPVFVEVGQTIKEGDVLCIIEAMKLFNEIESEVSGKIVKVLVDDSSPVEFDQPLFLVDPS; this comes from the coding sequence ATGGATTTAAAAGATATTCAAAACTTAATTAAGTTTGTAGCAAAATCAGGTGCTAGTGAAGTAAAATTAGAAACTGATGACGTTAAAATTACCATTAAAACAGGTAGTGATGAAAAAGCTGAAACAACAACTTATGTTCAGCAAATTCCAGTAGGTGCACCTGTTGGACACGCCCCTGCAGCTCCAGCACCAGCACCAGTGGCCGCTGCTGCTGCTCCAGAAGCAACAACGGAAGATTCTAAATATATCACTATCAAGTCGCCAATTATTGGAACACTTTATAGAAAACCATCTCCAGACAAACCAGTTTTTGTTGAAGTAGGCCAAACTATAAAAGAAGGTGATGTACTTTGTATTATTGAAGCTATGAAATTATTCAATGAAATTGAATCTGAAGTTTCAGGTAAAATAGTAAAAGTATTAGTTGATGATTCTTCTCCAGTGGAATTTGATCAACCACTATTTTTAGTCGATCCATCATAA
- a CDS encoding zinc-dependent metalloprotease, with amino-acid sequence MKKNLHKVLPFVILMFCLSAFSQDQHFKKVTTGQENTMMINTTYSMDINHLMSDLSKAQQRGDSREQLNNLVIEVPNLDGDLEKYLIQEASVMSPGLQAQYPEIRSYVGYGIDTPSSYLRFSVSPYKGMSGIVLSGVEGKGLVIEPVKNNVSQFIVREKQNSNSEIQSFECSTPEALNQEIGEIVNTNRTGANGTLHTFDLAMSVTAEYSIFHGGTLPQVNAAIVNTMTVVNAIFENEFNVNMVLIPNNDAVVYLTTATSPYSSTTDSGYNGVLQSTLNSVIGNANYDIGHLMGGIGNNGNAGCIGCVCVANQKGSGYTTSTNPIGVNFDVDYVAHEMGHQFGANHTFTFRSEGGIAQMEPGSGSTIMSYAGITGTSDVQPFVDPYFHAISIQQVNTHVSSRTCDVETDTGNNIPTANAGANITLPKGTPFRLTGIGSDADANDVITYCWEQFDENNGVTEFPDPTSTNSNEPQFRSYLPTTNPTRTFPKMEDLVNFGVNGTLYEQIPTVGRNADFRLTVRDNRPGGAANAFDDMRVTWSNMAGPFVVTSQGTDQIVWTPGETETITWNVAGTTANDINAANVNILLSTSLTPDTDFTTVLATNVPNNGSYQVVVPTVTSAYSRILVEAADGSFFNINDNYFAIGDYIYVPGDSCEEYFFNAGILLDENSTQFSGFNLNIGDSKTISDLKISIDATTPNSGQIRAAIRPPSQASGFNQVYWGSCAGSTDLILTFDDAGNPINCADTANNDVVLPAQPLSFADGLNSLGNWVFFIGDVEVDGVRVTWNSATLTICESGIFVPELSVDEFGLDASFAVFPNPNNGDFSIKFKPSTNESISVEVFDIRGRNVYNKTYNSTGDFNESISLSNAQAGMYLLNVTQGSQKITKKLIVN; translated from the coding sequence ATGAAAAAAAATTTACACAAAGTTTTACCATTCGTAATTCTTATGTTTTGTTTGTCAGCTTTTAGCCAAGATCAACACTTTAAAAAAGTGACTACAGGACAAGAAAACACTATGATGATTAATACCACGTATTCAATGGATATTAATCATTTAATGAGCGATTTGAGTAAAGCACAGCAGCGAGGAGACTCGCGAGAACAACTTAATAATCTTGTAATTGAAGTACCTAACCTTGATGGGGATTTAGAAAAGTACTTAATTCAAGAAGCATCTGTTATGTCGCCAGGCCTACAAGCGCAATATCCAGAAATAAGATCGTATGTTGGATATGGAATTGACACGCCTAGTTCATATTTACGTTTTAGTGTTTCTCCTTACAAAGGAATGTCAGGTATTGTTTTATCTGGTGTAGAAGGAAAGGGTCTAGTTATAGAGCCTGTAAAAAATAATGTATCTCAATTTATTGTTCGTGAGAAACAAAATTCAAATTCAGAAATTCAAAGTTTTGAATGTTCAACACCTGAAGCCTTAAATCAAGAAATCGGAGAAATTGTAAATACCAACCGTACAGGTGCTAATGGTACCTTACATACTTTTGATCTAGCAATGTCTGTAACAGCAGAATATTCTATTTTTCACGGTGGAACCTTGCCACAAGTTAATGCCGCTATCGTGAATACCATGACCGTTGTCAATGCTATTTTTGAAAATGAGTTTAATGTGAACATGGTATTAATTCCAAATAATGATGCTGTTGTTTATTTAACGACGGCAACTTCGCCATATAGTAGTACTACTGATTCGGGGTACAATGGTGTTTTACAATCAACTTTAAATTCAGTTATAGGTAATGCTAATTATGATATTGGTCATTTAATGGGTGGTATTGGTAATAATGGTAATGCTGGTTGTATTGGTTGTGTGTGTGTTGCTAATCAAAAAGGAAGTGGTTATACAACAAGTACAAACCCAATAGGTGTAAATTTTGATGTAGATTATGTTGCGCACGAAATGGGACACCAATTTGGCGCAAACCATACATTCACATTTCGATCTGAAGGTGGAATAGCTCAAATGGAACCAGGTAGTGGTAGTACAATAATGAGTTACGCAGGTATTACAGGTACGTCTGATGTACAACCTTTTGTAGATCCTTATTTTCATGCTATATCTATTCAGCAAGTCAATACACATGTGAGTTCTAGAACATGTGATGTTGAAACAGATACAGGAAATAATATCCCAACGGCAAATGCTGGCGCTAATATTACGTTACCTAAAGGAACTCCTTTTAGATTAACAGGTATAGGATCGGATGCGGATGCCAATGATGTAATTACTTATTGCTGGGAGCAATTTGACGAGAATAATGGTGTAACTGAATTTCCAGACCCAACATCAACCAATAGTAATGAACCGCAATTCAGATCGTATTTACCAACTACAAACCCAACAAGAACATTTCCTAAAATGGAGGATTTAGTAAACTTTGGTGTTAATGGTACGTTATACGAACAGATTCCTACTGTAGGAAGAAATGCAGATTTCAGATTAACTGTTAGAGATAATAGACCAGGAGGTGCAGCTAATGCTTTCGATGATATGCGTGTTACGTGGAGCAATATGGCAGGACCTTTTGTGGTAACATCACAAGGAACAGATCAAATTGTATGGACGCCAGGTGAAACTGAAACCATAACTTGGAATGTGGCTGGTACAACAGCAAACGACATCAATGCTGCTAACGTAAATATTTTATTATCAACATCATTAACACCAGACACTGATTTTACAACAGTTTTAGCGACAAATGTTCCTAATAATGGTTCTTACCAAGTTGTAGTTCCTACTGTGACTTCTGCCTATTCTAGAATTCTAGTAGAAGCGGCAGATGGGTCATTTTTTAATATAAATGATAATTATTTCGCGATAGGGGACTATATTTATGTGCCGGGTGATAGCTGTGAAGAGTATTTCTTTAACGCAGGCATATTATTAGATGAAAATTCAACTCAATTTAGCGGCTTTAATTTAAATATTGGCGATTCTAAAACTATTTCAGATCTTAAAATAAGCATAGATGCTACGACGCCAAATAGTGGTCAAATTCGTGCAGCTATCAGACCACCATCTCAAGCATCAGGTTTTAATCAAGTGTATTGGGGATCATGTGCGGGTTCTACAGATCTTATTTTAACGTTTGATGATGCTGGAAACCCTATTAACTGTGCAGATACAGCTAATAACGATGTGGTATTACCAGCGCAACCTTTAAGTTTTGCTGACGGTCTTAATTCTTTAGGTAATTGGGTTTTCTTTATTGGGGATGTTGAGGTAGATGGCGTGAGAGTAACATGGAATTCTGCAACACTGACAATTTGTGAGTCTGGTATTTTTGTTCCAGAATTAAGTGTGGATGAATTTGGATTAGATGCTTCATTTGCGGTATTCCCAAATCCAAATAACGGTGATTTCTCAATTAAATTTAAGCCTTCCACAAACGAATCCATTAGTGTAGAAGTGTTTGATATAAGAGGTCGAAATGTCTATAATAAAACGTATAACAGTACAGGTGATTTTAACGAGTCTATCTCGTTAAGTAATGCCCAAGCTGGTATGTACTTATTAAATGTGACTCAAGGAAGCCAGAAAATTACTAAAAAGTTAATTGTTAACTAA
- a CDS encoding riboflavin synthase, whose amino-acid sequence MFTGIIEDIGTIQQIEKEDQNLHITVSSNITSELKIDQSVAHNGICLTVVKIDGKNYTVTAINETIKKTNISDLQVGDSVNLERAMKLGARLDGHMVQGHVDQTAICTAVEEAAGSWIFTFEYDETLNNITIEKGSITINGVSLTVVNSTKNSFSVAIIPYTYEFTNFNTFKVGTVVNLEFDVIGKYVSKLFELNK is encoded by the coding sequence ATGTTCACTGGCATCATAGAAGATATTGGCACCATCCAACAAATAGAAAAAGAAGACCAAAATCTGCATATTACGGTTAGCTCTAATATAACTTCTGAATTAAAAATAGATCAGAGTGTGGCGCACAACGGTATCTGTTTAACAGTTGTTAAAATTGATGGTAAAAACTATACAGTAACAGCTATTAATGAAACCATAAAAAAAACAAACATTTCAGACTTACAAGTTGGGGATTCGGTTAATTTAGAGCGTGCAATGAAATTAGGAGCGCGTTTAGATGGCCATATGGTTCAAGGACATGTAGATCAAACAGCAATTTGTACAGCAGTTGAAGAAGCGGCTGGAAGTTGGATTTTTACGTTTGAATATGATGAAACACTAAATAATATTACAATTGAAAAAGGCTCAATTACAATTAATGGGGTGAGTTTAACCGTAGTAAATTCGACAAAAAATAGTTTTAGTGTGGCTATTATTCCTTACACCTATGAATTTACAAACTTTAACACTTTTAAAGTTGGAACGGTAGTAAATTTAGAATTTGACGTAATTGGAAAGTATGTTTCAAAGCTTTTTGAATTGAACAAATAA
- the rpmF gene encoding 50S ribosomal protein L32 — translation MAHPKRKISKTRRDKRRTHYKAVAPQIATCPTTGEAHLYHRAHWFEGKLYYRGQVLIDNSVAEENAA, via the coding sequence ATGGCACATCCTAAAAGAAAAATCTCTAAAACAAGAAGAGATAAAAGAAGAACCCATTATAAAGCAGTAGCTCCACAAATTGCAACTTGCCCAACTACTGGTGAAGCGCACTTATATCACAGAGCTCATTGGTTTGAAGGAAAACTATATTACAGAGGTCAAGTATTAATTGACAACTCGGTAGCAGAAGAAAACGCAGCATAA
- a CDS encoding BamA/TamA family outer membrane protein produces the protein MLIWIGSFYSCSITKQIPEDERLYTGATLTIESDSTIVNESGLKSELESVLRPEPNSTFLGMHLGLYYYYKNQKEKPGFINRWLYKQFGEEPVYQSDVETYEIEDLLLNRLENRGFFYSRAASAFEETENKASLNYTVTVPKPYRMASYTMDSMPVSIHETMEKLVSESQFKNGMRFDLNNMKLERQRIDKALKSKGYFNFNDNFLIFEADTNQYSNKNFDLFLKLKNEVPKKSLIPYKISKVNVYPNYEVSDSASITPTRFNEKNFIQKERFFKPKYLDPFIVLDEGEYYNPDDSRNTARRLSTIGAYKYVNIQYKELDTLADDNLGLLEANIYLSPLNKRALRAELQVVTKSNSFAGPALTLTLSNRNLFGGGETYNITPKIGYEKQLGGGQDSGNSSLELGLHNELIFPRVLFPIKINEDFFEYSIPKTKTSLSIDYLDRSDLYTLLSGTALFGYSWDANRYVTHEINPISLSYTELLNTTPEFEDILENDPFLRRSFEQQFIAGLTYAFTYNEMINAQLKHQFYFNFTFDIAGNTISLFSKDQGTESPKTFLGFEYAQYAKADVDFHYHFNLGKERVIAARLFGGYGFAYGNSDVIPFVKQYYSGGPYSVRAFNIRSLGPGTYNPNSDTTDGDIVFDKTGNIRLEANVEYRFPIVSFLKGAVFADAGNIWNSKENPIYNGKDKFGSGFISELGMGAGIGLRVDIQSFVIRFDLAAPFHDPALPKGERFNFDVGSPILNFAIGYPF, from the coding sequence ATGCTTATTTGGATAGGGAGTTTTTACTCTTGTAGCATAACTAAGCAGATTCCAGAAGATGAACGTTTGTACACAGGCGCTACGCTTACCATTGAGTCTGATAGTACTATTGTAAACGAATCAGGTTTGAAATCTGAATTAGAATCGGTTTTACGTCCGGAACCAAATTCCACCTTTTTAGGTATGCATCTTGGCTTGTATTACTATTATAAAAATCAGAAAGAAAAACCTGGATTTATTAATCGTTGGCTCTACAAACAGTTTGGTGAAGAACCCGTTTATCAATCGGATGTGGAAACCTATGAAATTGAAGACTTACTATTAAACCGATTAGAAAACAGAGGGTTTTTCTATAGTCGTGCAGCTTCAGCTTTTGAAGAAACTGAAAATAAAGCCTCATTAAATTATACGGTTACTGTTCCAAAACCATATAGAATGGCTAGCTACACAATGGATTCCATGCCTGTTAGCATTCATGAAACTATGGAGAAATTGGTGTCGGAATCGCAGTTTAAAAATGGTATGCGTTTCGATTTGAATAACATGAAATTAGAACGTCAGCGTATTGATAAGGCTCTTAAAAGCAAAGGCTATTTTAATTTTAATGATAATTTTTTAATTTTTGAAGCAGACACAAATCAATATTCTAATAAAAACTTCGACTTATTCTTAAAATTAAAAAACGAAGTGCCTAAAAAAAGTTTGATTCCATATAAAATTTCAAAAGTTAATGTGTATCCTAATTATGAAGTTTCAGATTCGGCTTCCATAACACCAACACGCTTTAATGAGAAAAATTTTATACAAAAGGAAAGGTTCTTTAAACCTAAATATTTAGATCCTTTTATAGTGTTAGATGAAGGGGAGTATTATAATCCTGACGATTCTCGTAACACCGCCAGAAGGCTTTCCACTATTGGTGCCTATAAATACGTAAATATTCAATATAAAGAATTGGATACTTTGGCCGATGATAATTTAGGACTTTTAGAGGCTAATATTTACTTATCGCCATTAAATAAGCGTGCACTTCGTGCAGAGCTTCAGGTTGTAACTAAATCTAATAGTTTTGCTGGTCCTGCCTTAACACTAACTTTAAGTAATAGAAATTTATTTGGAGGTGGTGAAACCTATAATATTACACCTAAAATAGGGTACGAAAAACAATTAGGAGGTGGTCAAGATTCTGGTAATAGTAGTTTAGAGTTAGGGTTGCACAACGAGCTTATTTTTCCCCGAGTCCTTTTCCCTATTAAGATAAATGAGGATTTTTTCGAATATTCCATTCCTAAAACAAAAACCTCTTTAAGTATTGATTATTTAGATAGAAGCGATTTATATACCTTACTATCAGGAACAGCTTTATTTGGTTATTCATGGGATGCCAATAGGTATGTAACTCATGAAATTAATCCAATATCATTAAGTTATACAGAACTTTTAAACACCACGCCAGAATTTGAAGATATACTAGAAAATGATCCTTTTTTAAGACGCAGTTTTGAACAGCAGTTTATAGCTGGATTAACTTATGCATTTACTTATAACGAAATGATAAATGCCCAATTAAAACATCAATTTTATTTTAATTTCACCTTTGATATTGCTGGAAATACTATTAGTTTATTTAGTAAAGATCAAGGAACGGAAAGCCCAAAAACATTTCTAGGCTTTGAATATGCACAATATGCTAAAGCAGATGTTGATTTTCATTATCATTTTAATTTAGGAAAAGAACGGGTAATTGCAGCTAGACTTTTTGGAGGTTATGGTTTTGCTTATGGAAATTCAGATGTTATTCCTTTTGTAAAACAGTATTATTCTGGTGGTCCATATAGTGTTCGTGCCTTTAATATTAGATCTTTAGGTCCAGGAACCTATAACCCAAATTCAGATACAACTGATGGCGATATTGTTTTCGATAAAACAGGAAATATAAGACTCGAAGCCAATGTAGAATACCGCTTTCCTATTGTATCATTTTTAAAAGGAGCCGTTTTTGCCGATGCTGGAAACATCTGGAACTCTAAAGAAAACCCTATTTATAATGGGAAAGATAAATTTGGAAGTGGATTTATTAGTGAGCTTGGAATGGGAGCAGGAATAGGCCTTCGTGTGGATATACAAAGTTTTGTAATTCGTTTTGATTTGGCTGCACCTTTTCATGATCCAGCATTACCGAAAGGAGAACGTTTTAATTTTGATGTTGGTTCTCCTATATTAAATTTTGCTATTGGATATCCGTTTTAG
- the accC gene encoding acetyl-CoA carboxylase biotin carboxylase subunit: MFKKILVANRGEIALRVIRTCKEMGIKTVAVYSTADAESLHVKFADEAVCIGPPPSSESYLKMSNIIAAAEITNADAIHPGYGFLSENAKFSKICEEHDIKFIGASADMINRMGDKANAKATMIEAGVPCVPGSEGIINDYKHCEKLAEEVGYPVMLKASAGGGGKGMRAVWKKENLKDAWESARQESKAAFGNDDMYMEKLIEEPRHIEIQIVGDSTGKACHLSERDCSIQRRHQKLTEEVPSPFMTKALRNKMGDAAVKAAEYIKYEGAGTVEFLVDKHRNFYFMEMNTRIQVEHPITEQVIDFDLIREQILVAYGVPISGKNYTPKLHSIECRINAEDPFNDFRPSPGRITTLHAPGGHGVRLDTHVYAGYVIPPYYDSMIAKLITTAQTREEAINKMKRALDEFVIEGIKTTIPFHRQLMEDPDYLAGNYTTKFMEDFVIEKPSDN; the protein is encoded by the coding sequence ATGTTTAAAAAAATATTAGTTGCCAATAGAGGGGAAATAGCCTTACGTGTTATTAGAACCTGTAAAGAAATGGGCATTAAAACGGTAGCTGTGTATTCAACGGCAGATGCTGAAAGTCTGCACGTAAAGTTTGCAGATGAAGCGGTTTGTATAGGACCTCCTCCAAGTAGTGAATCCTATTTAAAAATGTCGAATATTATTGCTGCAGCCGAAATTACCAATGCAGATGCTATTCATCCAGGATATGGCTTTTTATCTGAAAATGCCAAATTTTCAAAAATTTGTGAAGAACATGACATCAAATTTATTGGAGCCTCTGCAGACATGATTAATCGTATGGGTGACAAAGCCAATGCGAAAGCAACCATGATTGAAGCAGGTGTACCTTGTGTTCCTGGTAGTGAAGGAATTATTAATGATTACAAACACTGCGAAAAATTAGCCGAAGAAGTTGGATATCCTGTCATGCTTAAAGCATCTGCAGGTGGTGGCGGAAAAGGTATGCGCGCTGTTTGGAAAAAAGAAAACCTAAAAGACGCTTGGGAATCCGCTAGACAGGAATCTAAAGCCGCGTTTGGGAACGACGATATGTACATGGAAAAACTCATTGAAGAGCCAAGACATATTGAAATCCAAATTGTGGGCGATTCTACAGGAAAAGCATGTCATTTATCAGAACGTGACTGTTCAATTCAACGTCGTCATCAAAAATTAACAGAAGAAGTTCCTTCGCCATTTATGACGAAAGCCCTTCGTAATAAAATGGGCGATGCTGCCGTAAAAGCTGCCGAATATATTAAGTATGAAGGTGCAGGAACGGTTGAGTTTTTAGTGGATAAACACCGTAATTTCTATTTTATGGAAATGAATACACGTATCCAAGTAGAACACCCAATAACAGAGCAAGTAATTGATTTCGATTTAATTCGTGAACAAATTTTAGTGGCATATGGTGTGCCAATTTCTGGTAAAAATTATACACCAAAATTACATTCAATAGAATGCCGAATTAATGCGGAAGATCCATTTAATGACTTTAGACCTTCACCAGGTAGAATAACCACACTTCATGCACCAGGTGGACATGGTGTCCGTTTAGATACGCATGTTTATGCTGGTTATGTTATTCCGCCGTATTATGACTCTATGATTGCGAAATTAATTACCACAGCGCAAACACGTGAAGAGGCTATTAATAAAATGAAACGAGCTCTTGATGAATTTGTTATTGAAGGTATTAAAACAACCATTCCTTTCCATAGACAACTCATGGAGGATCCAGATTATTTAGCCGGAAACTACACCACTAAATTTATGGAAGATTTTGTGATAGAAAAGCCAAGTGATAATTAA